In Camelina sativa cultivar DH55 chromosome 17, Cs, whole genome shotgun sequence, the genomic stretch CAGACCGAGTCAATAACAGTCTAAGCACAAGcagaaaaaagaagtttttgttCTCCTGTGTTCCTTAAAAATGCCATTAGACCGAACCTGTGGGAAGTCGATACCACAAGTGATCCGAGTCTCAAGAGCAGGAAATGCAGTAACAAAAGAATCGTTCTTGTAAACGTACACAGGCTTGTTCACATGTGCTACCATCTTCTCCACAGTTTCACCAACATGGTTTTGAGCCACGTTTATGCCAACTCCTTCTATCGCATCGACCCACTCTTTAGCTGATCCATCAAAAATAGGGACCTGTTCACTTGGTTAGTGTTCCCTACTACACTCATCTCATCCTATGGACCAAGTCTCTAAACCAATCTATAGCATACAAATCCAATCAAAGCAGTAACAGGAGACATTGATTCAACCTATGATTTACTCAAAATGTATTCAGGTAACAAACCTCGACTTCTTGATCATCTGAACTTTGGCTTTCGATTTGAATCCTGCAATTATCAACTCCCTTGGCCTCAAGAGCTGATAACAAATGCTCAACTGTTCGGATTTTGAGCTCATCTTTCAACAGCGTAGTGCAAAGAGGCGACTCCTGAGCAAATTCAATCGACGCAGGGATGATGACTCTGGATCGAAACTCGAAGTATCTACCAGCTCCGGCGATCTCCGGGATTAGCTTAACCGTCGAAATCTTACCGGAATGCAGAGTTTTCCCTTTCACCTCCACAGATCCCGCGAGAGTTTGCTGTAATCGTCCACTCTACGGTAACGAACCACAAGTGTTGAGAAAAACACTTATAATGATTCCAATAGATATATAAAAGTCGTATATACATGAAGGGTTAGCGAGAGAGGTGTACCGGATTCAAAGAGACTGCCGGCGACAACGACGACGCGGTGGAGGAGGACAATCGGATACAAGTGTTGAGAAACGACGGCTTAGTGGCTCGGACGGTGACGGAGAGTCTCATTGATTCGACGGCGGattagtttttaacttttattaacCTAACCCAATAATTGATTTAACATTTAAGTACAGTGAGCTGCTAAACCGGGATTAAGAGTAAAGATTCACGTAACCGGATTATTGATTTCACTATTTAAGTAAAGCATGAGTTCTAAATCGGGATTAGTAAGTATGAGTAAGCATCTAAACCGGGATGGTGCAATGCTCaattgaataaaaagaagaacatgTGACAGGAGCAATTTTTAGATATCAGTTGACTAATAGAAACGAACTGAGAAATTGACTTGTAGTCTGATCTaatcatttctttcttttgtttacgtGACTCGTTTTTGTGATGACAAAATTAACATACGCTTAGGACAGATTATATTTGTAGATAAAaatctacaaaagaaaacagttgTATAATACAATTTATGAAATTCATATAaaacaatcttattatataaacatttgaaagttttcaaagttagtaattcatataatcgcgacacgtgtcaattatatcgataatattttgatatgtgtaaaaagaaaatttatttaataattataagaaaatcaaaaaatcctaaaaataaaaagattacaattaatatttttgaaagtatataaaaccaaaagtaatatattatatcactaattctaataggaaagttatctattaaattactaatttcaatagaaaaatatgtgcgattaataaggaaaatatgtgcaattaataaggaaaatatttgaaatttaattacaattattatttattataaccatatagtaaaaataaaaatttatacagaaaagtgattaaagtataaaaaggtttaatgtgttaaaattagtgattgacataatataagaaaaataatttttttaagtttttcaatcggtgaatgatttgatagttAAATAAACATTGGTTTTCAAGGTTAGTAATTAATGTGATCGCAACACGTGTCATTAGTAATTAATGTGATCGcaacacgtgtcaattttagcAATTAAAGATTTCGTAATGTGTTATACAAAAGCTTTGTtttaacttatttgtaaattataaaaaattaaaaatttaaaaaatttaataaatataaaaagatagttcacatatgtatataaaaataatattaattctaattttaaattactaattctataagaaaaagaattaagaaaattttacaattaattactataataccataattaaagaaattatactgtcaattattaatcctaaaataaaaaggattgtACATattcacctttacataaacaaataattttctcatgataacgtttttgaatttttgattaatttatgtttatgttagtatagatttatttaaaattagttggacaagtagtaaaactattacatatgagattacaaaatatgaaataaatatatttaagatattattactttttaaaatatgagataaaatcagttttcagtttttttttgagaattatgttttattaatttttagttttttaaaaaaattattaagtaagatataaatttgttataatgcacatttttcttgatatgaaaattataaatgttactcattgggattgagtgcatagaattaaaatctagttttattatcatgtaaaatacaaaaaattgtattgcaagatggagtgtgtgaactctaaatcgagttaaaaaaatcaaatgaaaaaaaattaatattttgaataaaattttaaatattttttttatatctgcGTTAATACGCGGGCCTAATCTAGTATTCATATAAACTGTATTATGTAGATTATGATTTATGACCATGAATggttattagtttttaaatagtttttagattacagtttttggtttttgaattttggattttagttattggtttttagattttaacaaaataaaagaaataatatataaataaaaaaatttatataggAAAGGTGAAAAACTCACCTAAGATGGTTTTTAGGTTATTAATGAAAATTGTTAAAatcttgtgaaaaaaaaaattgttaaaatcttCTTAAAATCAGATTTCCTAGATTTTAGGAAAAccatttttacaaaatcttaaaTGGATGAAaaaggagattctcaaaaacaaaaaccaaaaactataaaCATTCAAGGCCTATATTTACAACTACTGAtttcaaaataatcaaatttacaCATCTGTAATAacaattaatttacaaatacaagaaacaaataaccaaaacctgtaatttttttaaaaacatatatcttacaataaataaatataaaaaaaaaacttgatgataaaaaatatcactaaatacaaaaacaaattgtcCAGATTAATAAATcctagtatatttttataaaaatgggaattctttttttttttttttgaaaaagaaaaatgggaaTTCTTACATATGCATATGcagagaaaataaattttaatcacAGTGGTATTAGAATGGAACCTATAAATTACGTTACAAACCTATTGAAAACAAAAGTTAAGAAGTATATaccaaaagtaaatatataatatgcGTTGTGAAATAATGATAGGATGGATGGGCATATATTGAGGAGTGGTATTAGGATCAAAGTCTCACAAGACTGCCTCCACTCATTGTTTGATTCTTCAAGGCATAGCAAAGAAGTGGCACATGGGTGCACGCAGCTTTCTTCCCTTTGCTTCCccctttttcccctttttcatctttattttattctttcctTTCAAATCATTTGGTGACGAGTGACGACGTTGCGGTAAAATATGGACCGCTTTTATCTGTTAACTACTATCTAACAAATAGTTAGCGTACCTAAAAAATAATGGTTACAAGAAACAGTAACGAATCTGCGGTATACAAAAACTAAGTACGTGGCCGGCGGTACAAAAGATTATCTTATGCACGGGGTCATAATTACATTCGAATCCACCACTATATTATGCATGCCATCCATTTAACAATCGTACCCATCACACTATAACGACTACGGACTATTATGAAACAATAACAAGGTGAGATAAAAAGACATGCACATAAAATATACTGAGTTCAGTGTGTTCTAATATTTTCTGTCTCTAAAACGTAAGAGAATAGTTCTCATTTTGAGTAATCGATCGTTCATCTCATTCTCTCCCTATCTAATTAAATGATGCCCAAAATGTTGTATTCATGAGAAAGTACCTCTCTCGAGTTTAGCGTTCCAAAACATATGGTACTAAAGTAGTCTACATGTCAGTATTTTGCATGAGTCATAATGTGTTCGGTGCAGTGCGGCTAGTTATTTTAGCTACTACACGCCATAAAAAACCACACGTTTGGTTATGTATATGTAACGATGCTTTAagtattccttttttttaattttaaatatgtgtatatgGTGTCGCAATTACATTTTGATGTGTACACAAAATTGCGATGAtacttgaaaacaaaacaagccTTCTCGCGTATAACTCTATATAGCTAGCAATAGTTTAGGAAAATATCAATTGAGTTTAGTCTGATCGTTATGTCCGTTACTTTGAATTGTAAAACCCATATATCATATTAATAGATCTACAGTTTATCGACAGGTCTCTCGTTGTAATGCCAAgcatgtgagagagagagagagtacggaacaactaattttaataaaatgatcGGTTAAGTAAGATTTCAGATTTTCCGACTGAGGAATATCAAATTGTATAAGCTGCTTAATGTGTACTTCTTCTATCTGGGAAAAAGGacaaaagtatatttttcttttttaattttttttctgcaaaatcGAAGAAAAAGTTTCAGACATTATcctgtttttatatatttaactagAAAACCatcttgatttaataaaataactactCCATCTTGCTTGTATTTAATCTGCAATTTGAACTATTCACATATATAACTTGCATTTCACAACTATACTAATATCACTTAAgcaatttcttttgttaatgaacttaaaacaatgtttaaaacACTAAATTCTACTTAATGATTTAATGTTTCAATGTCACAAATGTAAACATGTTTTCtaattctaatatatttatgaaaataatcatatacagtatatagcTCTTGATTCCAAACTTAAGGCTAATGGAGTATTAATCTGAAGTGATCTTTTACGAATAGGATTCTAAAATAAGAGTAGGTTTAGGTGTTAAAATTCATATACTTTTCTTATCGATgtccattaatttttttagaaaaagggtTTAGAAGTTAGAACCAAACCAACCTTActtgagaaaaaagagaagaagcattaTCCCtcgaaaagagaaaaaggcaCACAACAGATATTTGGGACATCGAACATTTTCCCTCTTTTCATGCGCAAAGCATCTAAATCCTAATCTTCTTCACTAATTACTAATTATACCTTTTTCTCTTACTAATAATCAGACAATTGAACATTTTGGACCAAGTCAACATATTTTATCCATAATAATCAATTATGAATTATCAAAAGTTAAACACATACTAGTATCTAACCATATTAGGAATACAAAATTTGCCTATATGGctatatatgaattattttcTCCAAAGAGAATGTACAAAGACAAAGTGATTGACATCAAATACTTAATAAATAGTAAacaaaattcacatattttatccATAATAACCAATTATGGctatatatgaattattttcTCCAAAGAGAATGTACAAATACAAAGTGATTGACAGCAAATACTTCATAAatagtcaaaaaataaaatcaactaaTTTTCTGCTACACAAAAActcagatttatttttaatattactttgtatgaattttttttataatacagTTTACACAATAAGaattaacttatttatttatatagttaataaTGCTAACAATAGATCAGGCAACACAATATACTGTAAgatactaaaagaaaaatagtagaAAACATAGGACTAAACTAATACTAATAAATTCTCTAATCTGATTAGTGACTACTACTAAATTAGTTAATTGACTAATCAGAAAAGGTAACATGTTTAAGTGTTTAAAGAAGGAGATCatggtttaattaattacaaatcttGCGTCATCCCTCTCTCTCGCTGTCTTGTCAAATCTATtagaccgagagagagagagagagagaaaacaactGTAACAGCATTTatataatctctctctctctctctcacttgaGAGTTCTTTCTCAAACAATCTCAAATCGCATTTGGGATTTGCAAAGTGTTCGTGTGGTTATCTAAAAAGCATCAGATCTGAGAGATGTCGGATGTTTCCGGTGACGGAGATGTATCGGCGACGGTTAATGAGCATCATTCTACACAACCTCCGGTTTCGAATGCGACGTATCCGTCACTGACGGTGTCGGCGTCTTACAAAGAGAGCAGCGGAGGCGGCGGAGGTAAAAGCAGCTCGTCGAAGCGGAGACCAATTAGGCCGAGCTTCGACGCTGCGGCTGATAATGAGTTTATTACTTTGCTTCATGGCTCGGATCCAGTTAAAGTGGAGCTTAATCGACTAGAGAATGATGTTAGAGGTTCGATAATGCTGCTCGAtctactttgatttttttagttgtattttGTGTCGATTCGATTTCTTAAAAACAATCTATTTGGGATGAAACAGATAAGGATCGGGAGTTAGGAGAAGCACACGCTGAGATCAAAGCTCTTAGGTTGTctgagagacaaagagagaaagctGTTGAAGAGGTTTTGTGtctgaaatatttttctttttcttgtctgaAGATTATTTTTCACATTTTAGCAAATTGTTAAGGGAAGTTTAATCAATCATGTATCGATGATTTGGTAAATTCACTCCATTTTGGTTCAACCAATTAATAATGGGTTGATAAATTTTCACTCATTTTAGCAAATTCTTCAGGGAAGATTatttaatctctctttttttggttcaatcCACATCTGTGAGTTTTGTGGTCAGATTTATTTGACCACAAGTTTATATAAGTTTCCTTGTTAGTTGAAGAAATTATTTGTATATGGGTTCAGGTGCATTTATCGCAATGTGGTATTAGGGTAATGTGGTTAGTTTTGATCGATTATTACACCATGTGCTTGATCTtgactttttaagttttaatttgtaCACATGACTTTTTTAGGTCTAATGTAGTTGCAAGTGAGTTTACATGCTTCTTGTGGATTGACTTTCCcctattatgtttttgtttgtttgtttgtaatatTAGCTTACTGAGGAGCTTACTAAATTGGATGAGAAGCTCAAGTTGACTGAATCCATTCTCCAAAGCAAAGTATTGCTCAATGATCCTTTCTTGGTTCGATTTTTTATGTTCACCTTTCAGTTCTTATGCTAATAATAAAGACATTTGATGTCAATTGTGTTGCAGAATctagaaatcaagaaaatcaatgaGGAAAAGAAAGCATCAATGGCTGCTCAGTTTGCTGCTGAAGCTACCTTAAGAAGGGTCCATGCTGCtcaaaaagatgatgacatgcCTCCAATTGAAGCCATCCTTGCTCCGTTAGAAGCTGAGCTTAAGCTTGCACGATCAGAGGTATTTGCATTGCCGTTTTTAAGTCTAGTTGCTTGCTGTCTAGTGTCTACATTCATATGGAATATTGAATACTTCTGAGGTCATTGTATATCTGTATAGATTGGAAAGCTTCAAGAAGATAACAGGGCTTTGGACCGTCTGACTAAGTCAAAGGAAGCTGCCTTACTTGAAGCTGAGAGGACCGTTGAAGCTGCCATGGCAAAAGCCGCTATGGTTGAtgatcttcaa encodes the following:
- the LOC104756991 gene encoding probable UDP-3-O-acyl-N-acetylglucosamine deacetylase 2, whose product is MRLSVTVRATKPSFLNTCIRLSSSTASSLSPAVSLNPSGRLQQTLAGSVEVKGKTLHSGKISTVKLIPEIAGAGRYFEFRSRVIIPASIEFAQESPLCTTLLKDELKIRTVEHLLSALEAKGVDNCRIQIESQSSDDQEVEVPIFDGSAKEWVDAIEGVGINVAQNHVGETVEKMVAHVNKPVYVYKNDSFVTAFPALETRITCGIDFPQVPAIGCQWFSWRPIHESSFAKDIAPSRTFCVYEEVERMREAGLIKGGSLDTAIVCSAKHGWMNPPLRFDNEACRHKILDLIGDLSLLARGGNGGLPVAHIVAYKAGHTLHTDLARHLTLD